One Silene latifolia isolate original U9 population chromosome 4, ASM4854445v1, whole genome shotgun sequence DNA segment encodes these proteins:
- the LOC141651095 gene encoding uncharacterized protein LOC141651095, which translates to MFMCAVARPRYGSNGEVLFDGKIGIWPFIVEVPAKRNSRNRVAGTMETKCIESINKQVVKDMILKIVIPAIKAKWPEGENKHIIIQQDNARPHIKNSDPDFRAEANKDGWNIELSCQPPNSPDLNVLDLGFFRAIQSLQQRKNAYKLDKLVVEVNNAFEKLEVIKLNYVFITLQACMIEVLKRKGGNDYPLPHMHKSKLAAAGLLPDYLTADLNLVQECITYLNNVGDASSIKNLVDAVKAHYDDINEPVGNITEPVEPQ; encoded by the coding sequence ATGTTTATGTGTGCTGTTGCCAGACCAAGGTATGGGTCAAACGGTGAAGTTCTTTTTGATGGTAAGATAGGTATATGGCCCTTCATAGTTGAAGTACCAGCTAAGAGAAATTCTAGGAATAGAGTTGCAGGTACAATGGAAACAAAATGCATAGAATCAATTAACAAACAGGTTGTTAAAGATATGATACTCAAAATTGTTATTCCAGCAATTAAGGCAAAGTGGCCTGAAGGTGAAAATAAGCACATTATCATACAACAAGATAATGCACGTCCACACATAAAGAATTCAGATCCAGATTTCAGAGCTGAAGCAAACAAGGATGGGTGGAATATTGAGTTAAGTTGTCAACCACCAAACTCACCAGATTTGAATGTCTTAGATTTGGGTTTTTTCAGAGCTATTCAGTCACTTCAGCAAAGGAAAAATGCTTACAAGTTGGATAAACTTGTTGTGGAAGTTAATAATGCTTTTGAAAAGTTGGAGGTAATTAAACTCAATTATGTCTTCATAACACTACAAGCATGCATGATAGAGGTTTtgaaaaggaaaggaggaaatgaTTACCCCTTACCACACATGCACAAATCCAAATTAGCAGCTGCAGGCTTATTGCCTGACTATCTAACTGCTGATTTGAACTTGGTGCAAGAGTGTATAACATACTTGAACAATGTGGGTGATGCTTCTAGCATAAAAAATTTGGTTGATGCAGTGAAAGCACATTATGATGATATAAATGAACCTGTTGGCAACATTACTGAACCTGTTGAGCCCCAGTAA
- the LOC141652091 gene encoding putative E3 ubiquitin-protein ligase ARI7 translates to MNWVDDDEDAAGYFSNNSIDSDDGHCYGIDDNDDNNNNDEANKPSEKRYTVLAESDIQHRQNEQISHITSLFSVSNAEAIVLLCHYKWDSSRLLDQWFDDEESIQNKVGLLAKGNVKKSKSSKNKRYSCEICFEEKLLAKQVCSANCNDHYYCITCWKSYISTSINESGLGSLTLRCPEPKCPAIVGQDMISKLTSKKDEKKYLQYFIRSYVESRVNIKWCPSPGCDRAVELEHGGTGEYDVTCDCSLSFCWNCGEDCHRPLECKIVLDWIVKNNSEAENTMWILAYTKPCPKCKRHIEKNHGCSHMTCSAPCRYEFCWLCLGDWMNHSGCNRYTQTEEKQRTLARQSIIRYTHYYERWASNHKSMQKAIQDLHNLQTIQLPELSDRVSVPVTQLEFIVESWKQIIECRRVLKWTYAYGFFMPEHEDVKKKFFEYLQGEAELGLERLHHCAEIEMSKKLLGDDGEIKAEFGDFGKFRAELIKLTKVTGTYFENLVTGLENGLSEVVSSEVPPVDDPSDVLSKRIFGQLMI, encoded by the exons ATGAATTGGGTGGACGATGATGAAGATGCTGCCGGTTATTTCTCCAATAACAGCATCGACAGTGATGACGGTCATTGTTACGGTATTGACGAcaacgacgacaacaacaacaacgacgaaGCCAACAAACCATCCGAAAAACGCTACACCGTCTTAGCCGAGTCTGACATTCAACACCGTCAAAACGAACAAATTTCACATATCACATCTCTTTTCTCCGTGTCGAATGCTGAAGCAATCGTTCTACTATGTCACTACAAGTGGGACTCGTCTCGTTTGCTTGATCAGTGGTTCGACGATGAAGAAAGCATTCAAAATAAAGTAGGATTGTTGGCTAAGGGCAAtgtcaaaaaatcaaaatcctcgaAAAATAAAAGGTATTCATGTGAGATTTGTTTCGAAGAGAAACTTTTAGCTAAACAAGTTTGTTCAGCTAATTGTAATGATCATTATTATTGTATAACTTGTTGGAAAAGTTATATTAGTACGTCGATTAACGAAAGCGGGCTAGGGAGTCTTACACTTAGGTGTCCGGAACCAAAGTGTCCTGCCATTGTAGGGCAGGACATGATTTCCAAATTGACATCTAAGAAAGATGAAAAAAAGTACTTACAATATTTTATTAGGTCTTACGTCGAATCTAGGGTGAATATCAAGTGGTGTCCGTCACCAGGGTGTGACCGTGCGGTGGAATTGGAACACGGTGGCACCGGTGAATATGATGTTACGTGTGATTGCTCGCTTTCATTTTGTTGGAATTGCGGCGAGGATTGTCATCGTCCGCTGGAATGTAAGATTGTGTTAGATTGGATTGTGAAGAATAATTCGGAGGCTGAGAATACAATGTGGATATTGGCTTATACTAAGCCTTGTCCCAAATGTAAGCGGCATATTGAGAAGAATCATGGTTGTAGTCATATGACTTGCTCTGCACCTTGCCG GTATGAGTTCTGCTGGTTGTGCCTAGGTGACTGGATGAACCACTCGGGGTGCAATCGGTACACTCAGACCGAAGAAAAACAAAGAACATTGGCACGCCAATCTATCATAAGGTACACTCACTACTATGAACGATGGGCAAGCAACCACAAGTCAATGCAAAAAGCTATACAAGACTTGCATAACTTGCAAACTATCCAATTACCCGAACTTAGTGATCGGGTATCCGTACCAGTTACCCAACTTGAATTCATTGTAGAAAGTTGGAAGCAAATAATTGAGTGTAGACGGGTACTTAAATGGACTTATGCTTACGGTTTTTTCATGCCTGAGCATGAAGATGTGAAGAAAAAGTTTTTCGAGTATTTGCAAGGGGAGGCCGAATTAGGTCTTGAGAGGCTCCACCATTGTGCTGAAATCGAAATGTCGAAAAAATTATTGGGTGACGACGGTGAGATTAAAGCCGAGTTTGGCGATTTTGGAAAGTTTCGGGCTGAATTGATTAAATTGACCAAGGTGACTGGTACTTATTTTGAGAATTTGGTTACGGGTTTGGAAAATGGTTTGTCTGAGGTGGTTTCTTCCGAAGTTCCTCCAGTAGATGATCCTTCGGATGTATTGTCTAAGAGAATTTTCGGGCAACTAATGATTTAG
- the LOC141653013 gene encoding FAS1 domain-containing protein SELMODRAFT_448915-like has protein sequence MASTSTSTSALLFIISLLLTTATATTNTTTATHKQTNTTTPHTTHKQAQLNTIMDAIIGASDFTSWSKLLSGADISTIPLSATVFIPITASASATASPVENSNSPVLLPYHIIRRRFSFAELQLFPTGTRLPTLLPGTTLCITNNSAVNFTVNGDKLTEPNLFQNDIVCVHGVEGLLRLSNLSVSTSPPPRSVGFKGSDASVTQPRRYPPRVTGRKPPRVSGRRPRFVWVSSGVSGSCSWVRVIVGLVIPCILKGIFGITVDGV, from the coding sequence ATGGCTTCCACTTCCACTTCCACTTCTGCCCTCCTCTTCATCATCTCCCTCCTCCTcaccaccgccaccgccaccaccaacACAACAACCGCCACCCACAAACAAACTAACACCACCACGCCACACACCACCCACAAACAAGCCCAATTAAACACCATAATGGATGCAATCATCGGCGCTAGCGACTTCACCAGCTGGTCTAAACTCCTTTCCGGCGCTGACATCAGCACCATCCCTCTCTCCGCCACCGTATTCATCCCCATCACCGCCTCCGCCTCCGCCACCGCCTCCCCTGTCGAAAACTCAAACTCCCCTGTTCTCCTCCCTTACCACATCATCCGCCGTCGGTTTTCCTTCGCGGAACTCCAACTCTTCCCAACCGGAACCCGTCTTCCAACTCTTTTACCCGGGACGACTCTCTGTATCACTAACAACTCTGCTGTCAATTTCACGGTCAACGGGGATAAGTTGACCGAACCCAATCTTTTCCAAAACGACATCGTTTGCGTTCATGGTGTTGAGGGGTTACTTCGCTTGAGCAATCTTTCGGTATCGACATCACCACCGCCTCGCTCGGTCGGGTTTAAGGGTTCTGACGCTTCCGTGACCCAACCAAGAAGGTATCCGCCACGTGTCACGGGCAGGAAACCGCCTCGAGTTTCGGGCAGGAGACCGCGTTTTGTGTGGGTGTCATCAGGCGTATCGGGTTCGTGCTCGTGGGTTCGTGTGATTGTGGGTTTGGTCATCCCCTGCATCTTGAAGGGCATTTTCGGTATTACAGTTGATGGTGTTTGA
- the LOC141653010 gene encoding putative E3 ubiquitin-protein ligase ARI5, whose translation MNWVDDDEDAAGYFSNNSIDSDDGHCYGIDDNNDNNNNDEANKPSEKRYTVLAESDIQHRQNEQISHITSLFSVSNAEASVLLCHYKWDSSRLLDQWFDDEESIRNKVGLLAKGNVKKSKSSKNKRYSCEICFEEKLLAKQVCSANCNDHYYCITCWKSYISTSISESGLGSLTLRCPEPKCPAIVGQDMISKLTSKKDEKKYLQYFIRSYVESKENIKWCPAPGCDHAVELEHGCTGEYDVTCDCSHSFCWNCGEECHRPLECKIVLDWIVKNNSEAENTMWILAYTKPCPKCKRHIEKNHGCSHMTCSKPCRYEFCWLCLGDWRKHSGCNRYNDENQTAEKQRTYARQSIVRYTHYYERWASNHKSMQKAIQDLHKLQTIQLPELSDRVSVPVTQLEFIVESWKQIIECRRVLKWTYAYGFFIPEHEDVKKQLFEYLQGEAELGLERLHHCAEIEMSKKLLGDEGEIKAEFGHFGMFRSELIKLTNVTGTYFENLVTGLENGLSEVVSHEVPPVEGPSKVSSKRISGQVKARKRKRNTWYTW comes from the exons ATGAATTGGGTGGACGATGATGAAGATGCTGCCGGTTATTTCTCCAATAACAGCATCGACAGTGATGACGGTCATTGTTACGGTATTGacgacaacaacgacaacaacaacaacgacgaaGCCAACAAACCATCCGAAAAACGCTACACCGTCTTAGCCGAGTCTGACATTCAACACCGTCAAAACGAACAAATTTCACATATCACATCTCTTTTCTCCGTGTCGAATGCTGAAGCAAGCGTTCTACTATGTCACTACAAGTGGGACTCGTCTCGTTTGCTTGATCAGTGGTTCGACGATGAAGAAAGCATTCGAAATAAAGTAGGATTGTTGGCTAAGGGCAAtgtcaaaaaatcaaaatcctcgaAAAATAAAAGGTATTCATGTGAGATTTGTTTCGAAGAGAAACTTTTAGCTAAACAAGTTTGTTCAGCTAATTGTAATGATCATTATTATTGTATAACTTGTTGGAAAAGTTATATTAGTACATCGATAAGCGAAAGCGGGCTAGGGAGTCTCACACTCCGGTGTCCGGAACCAAAGTGTCCTGCCATTGTAGGGCAGGACATGATTTCCAAATTGACATCTAAGAAAGATGAAAAAAAGTACTTACAATATTTTATTAGGTCTTACGTCGAATCTAAGGAGAATATAAAGTGGTGTCCTGCACCAGGGTGCGACCATGCGGTGGAATTGGAACACGGTTGCACCGGTGAATATGATGTTACGTGTGATTGCTCGCACTCGTTTTGTTGGAATTGCGGCGAGGAGTGTCATCGTCCGCTGGAATGTAAGATTGTGTTAGATTGGATTGTGAAGAATAATTCGGAGGCTGAGAATACTATGTGGATATTGGCTTACACTAAGCCTTGTCCAAAGTGTAAGAGGCATATTGAGAAGAATCATGGTTGTAGTCATATGACTTGCTCTAAGCCTTGCCG GTATGAGTTCTGCTGGTTGTGCCTAGGTGACTGGAGGAAACACTCGGGCTGCAATCGGTATAACGACGAAAATCAGACCGCAGAAAAACAGAGAACATACGCACGCCAATCTATCGTAAGGTACACGCACTACTATGAACGATGGGCAAGCAACCACAAGTCAATGCAAAAAGCTATACAAGACTTGCATAAATTGCAAACTATCCAATTGCCCGAACTTAGTGATCGGGTATCCGTACCAGTGACCCAACTTGAATTCATTGTAGAAAGTTGGAAACAAATAATTGAGTGTAGACGGGTACTTAAATGGACTTATGCTTACGGTTTTTTCATACCTGAGCACGAAGATGTGAAGAAACAGCTTTTCGAGTATTTGCAAGGGGAGGCCGAATTGGGTCTTGAAAGGCTACACCATTGTGCTGAAATCGAAATGTCGAAAAAATTATTGGGTGACGAGGGTGAGATTAAAGCCGAGTTTGGCCATTTTGGAATGTTTCGGTCTGAATTGATTAAATTGACCAATGTGACTGGTACTTATTTTGAGAATTTGGTTACGGGTTTGGAAAATGGTTTGTCTGAGGTGGTTTCTCATGAAGTTCCTCCTGTAGAAGGTCCTTCGAAAGTATCCTCTAAGAGAATTTCCGGGCAAGTAAAAGCCCGGAAACGAAAGAGGAATACTTGGTATACTTGGTGA